The Bacteroidia bacterium genome includes a region encoding these proteins:
- a CDS encoding type II toxin-antitoxin system HigB family toxin codes for MRVIAKKNLRNFWTKHNDCESQLMAWYHEANKAKWKNPTQIKREFPTASFLKDNRVVFNIKGNNYRLIVRLNYDYGIIWVRFIGTHKEYDKINANTI; via the coding sequence TTGAGAGTAATTGCTAAAAAAAACCTTCGTAATTTTTGGACTAAGCACAACGACTGTGAATCACAATTAATGGCTTGGTATCATGAGGCTAATAAAGCAAAATGGAAAAATCCAACTCAAATAAAACGAGAGTTTCCAACAGCAAGTTTTCTTAAAGATAACCGAGTTGTGTTTAATATAAAAGGAAACAATTATCGCTTAATTGTTCGGTTAAATTATGATTACGGAATAATTTGGGTTCGCTTTATTGGAACACATAAAGAATATGACAAAATAAACGCAAATACAATTTAA
- a CDS encoding helix-turn-helix domain-containing protein, producing MEHKVIKNEKEYQNALSRLDKIFDAKKGTKQGDELELLALLIDKYEQEKYPIELPDPIEAIKFRMEQLGYKQKDLAIAIGLKSRASEILNKKRKLTLEMIRKLSETLNISTDILVKDY from the coding sequence ATGGAACACAAAGTAATTAAAAACGAAAAAGAATATCAAAATGCGTTAAGCAGACTTGATAAAATTTTTGATGCAAAAAAAGGTACAAAACAAGGCGATGAATTAGAGTTGCTTGCTTTGCTTATTGATAAATATGAACAAGAAAAATATCCTATCGAATTGCCCGATCCAATTGAAGCGATTAAATTCAGAATGGAACAATTAGGCTACAAACAAAAAGATCTTGCAATAGCTATTGGACTAAAAAGTCGCGCCAGCGAAATCTTAAATAAAAAACGAAAATTAACTCTTGAAATGATTCGCAAATTAAGCGAAACACTCAACATCTCGACAGACATTTTAGTGAAAGATTATTGA
- the mqnC gene encoding cyclic dehypoxanthinyl futalosine synthase — protein MKINELLERASRFDFLSISEGMYLFENAPTPDLMFVADELRKKQKPDGKVTWQIDRNVNTTNVCIANCKFCNFYRIPGHKEAYITDIETYKKKIEETFRYGGDQLLLQGGHHPELGLQFYVNTFQEIKKLYPKLKLHALGPPEIAHITKLEKSTHTAVLKALKEAGLDSLPGAGAEILNDRVRRLISKGKCTGKEWLDVMRAAHQLHITTSATMMFGHIETLEERFEHLVLIREVQAEKPKDAKGFLAFIPWPFQDDGTLLKRHKGITNNVSSEMYIRTIAMSRIMLPNIKNIQASWLTVGKQTAQLCLHAGANDFGSIMIEENVVSAAGAPHRFTAKGIQEAIREAGFEPQLRNQQYEFRELPADMEEQEINY, from the coding sequence TTGAAAATAAATGAATTGTTGGAACGTGCTTCGCGTTTCGATTTTCTTTCTATTTCGGAAGGAATGTATTTGTTTGAAAATGCGCCAACGCCCGATTTAATGTTTGTAGCAGACGAGTTGCGCAAAAAACAAAAGCCGGACGGAAAAGTAACTTGGCAAATAGATCGCAATGTAAACACGACAAATGTCTGTATTGCAAATTGTAAATTTTGTAATTTTTATCGCATTCCCGGACACAAAGAAGCGTACATCACCGATATTGAAACTTACAAAAAAAAGATTGAAGAAACCTTTCGTTATGGCGGAGATCAACTGCTTCTACAAGGCGGACATCATCCTGAATTGGGTTTGCAATTTTATGTAAATACTTTTCAAGAAATCAAAAAACTTTATCCAAAATTAAAATTACACGCACTCGGTCCGCCCGAAATTGCGCACATTACGAAACTCGAAAAATCAACGCACACTGCCGTTTTAAAAGCATTAAAAGAAGCGGGATTAGATAGTTTGCCAGGAGCAGGAGCCGAAATTTTAAACGACCGCGTTCGCAGATTAATTTCAAAAGGAAAATGTACTGGAAAAGAATGGTTGGATGTCATGCGCGCTGCACATCAATTGCACATTACTACTTCCGCCACAATGATGTTCGGACACATCGAAACATTAGAAGAGCGCTTTGAACACTTGGTTTTAATTCGCGAAGTACAAGCAGAAAAACCGAAAGACGCGAAAGGATTTTTAGCCTTTATTCCTTGGCCCTTTCAGGATGACGGCACATTGTTGAAACGCCACAAAGGCATCACGAATAATGTATCGTCCGAAATGTATATTCGTACCATTGCGATGAGCCGAATTATGTTGCCGAATATTAAAAATATACAAGCTTCGTGGTTAACGGTTGGTAAACAAACGGCACAACTTTGTTTGCATGCAGGCGCCAACGATTTTGGTTCTATCATGATTGAAGAAAACGTAGTTTCCGCAGCCGGAGCTCCGCATCGCTTTACTGCTAAAGGCATTCAGGAAGCTATTCGTGAAGCTGGTTTCGAACCGCAATTACGAAATCAACAATATGAATTTCGTGAACTGCCCGCGGATATGGAAGAACAAGAGATTAATTATTAA
- a CDS encoding leucyl aminopeptidase codes for MTNITKKTSISGNDNILLLCSAKTNLVNFGLTKAEADFVKNEISKNEKKFLTINQLKRYVFIQLIDEKKDAYLTLEAQRRAGSNLTKILNKFKISDICLLDTENKFSEMLAFAEGLVLANYQFLKYKKDVKKETNALKNVFLKGEKISAKDIEELQIIIDATCKARTLINEPVIYLTAVQMAKEFEKMGKEAGFKVEVFNKAKIEALKMGGLLAVNYGSVDPPTFSIMEWKPKNAKNKKPYVLVGKGVVYDTGGLSLKPTANSMDMMKCDMSGAAAVAGTIYAAAKAKLPVHIIGLVPSTDNRPGVNAYTPGDVITMHSGLTVEVLNTDAEGRMILADALSYAQKYKPELVIDLATLTGAAAAAIGKYGMVAMGTADEKKFSALKKSGNKVHERLVEFPFWEEYDELIKSSIAEIKNIGGPHAGAITAGKFLARFIDYPWIHLDIAGPAFLTADDSYKPQGGTGVGVRLLFDFFKNL; via the coding sequence ATGACGAACATCACAAAAAAAACAAGTATTTCGGGCAACGATAACATTTTATTGCTTTGCAGCGCGAAAACAAATTTGGTAAATTTCGGTTTAACAAAAGCTGAAGCTGATTTTGTAAAAAATGAAATCAGTAAAAACGAAAAAAAATTTCTTACCATCAACCAATTAAAACGTTATGTTTTTATTCAGTTGATTGACGAAAAAAAAGATGCCTATTTAACGTTAGAAGCACAACGCAGAGCGGGAAGCAACTTAACTAAAATACTGAATAAATTTAAAATTTCAGATATTTGTTTGCTGGATACCGAAAATAAATTTTCGGAAATGCTCGCTTTCGCGGAAGGACTTGTACTTGCGAATTATCAGTTTTTGAAGTATAAAAAAGATGTAAAAAAAGAAACAAACGCTTTGAAAAATGTTTTTCTGAAAGGCGAAAAAATTTCTGCAAAAGATATTGAAGAATTACAAATTATAATTGATGCCACTTGTAAAGCGCGTACGCTGATTAACGAACCTGTTATTTATTTAACAGCCGTTCAAATGGCGAAAGAGTTTGAAAAAATGGGCAAAGAAGCTGGTTTTAAAGTAGAGGTTTTTAACAAAGCAAAAATAGAAGCCTTGAAAATGGGCGGTTTGCTTGCCGTTAATTACGGAAGTGTTGATCCGCCAACTTTTTCGATAATGGAATGGAAACCGAAAAATGCGAAAAATAAAAAGCCGTATGTGTTGGTTGGAAAAGGTGTTGTTTACGATACTGGAGGTTTGAGTTTAAAACCTACCGCCAATTCTATGGACATGATGAAATGTGATATGTCGGGCGCAGCAGCCGTTGCGGGAACTATTTATGCAGCAGCAAAAGCAAAACTTCCAGTGCATATAATCGGTTTGGTTCCTTCAACAGATAATCGCCCAGGTGTGAATGCTTACACGCCTGGAGATGTAATTACAATGCACAGCGGCTTAACCGTTGAAGTTTTAAATACAGATGCGGAAGGTAGAATGATTTTAGCGGATGCTTTGAGTTACGCACAAAAATACAAACCCGAATTAGTGATTGACTTAGCCACCTTAACTGGCGCAGCAGCAGCAGCCATCGGCAAATACGGAATGGTTGCAATGGGAACAGCAGACGAAAAAAAGTTTTCCGCGTTGAAGAAAAGTGGAAACAAAGTACACGAACGTTTGGTTGAATTTCCGTTTTGGGAAGAGTACGATGAATTGATAAAATCAAGTATTGCTGAAATAAAAAACATTGGTGGACCGCACGCAGGTGCTATTACTGCCGGAAAATTTTTAGCACGTTTTATTGATTATCCTTGGATACATTTGGACATTGCCGGACCAGCGTTTTTAACAGCAGATGATAGCTACAAACCACAAGGCGGAACAGGTGTAGGCGTTCGTTTATTATTCGATTTTTTCAAGAATTTGTAA